From the Mesotoga infera genome, the window CATATAAGAGAGGAGTGATTCGATGTTAGATTTCACATTTCACAATGCAACAAAGATAGTTTTTGGAAGAGACACTGAAAAACAGGTTGGTCAAGAGATCTCCAGGTACGGCAAGAGAGTTCTCCTTCACTACGGCGGAGGAAGCATAAAGAAGACCGGTCTGTACGATCGTGTAGTGAAAAGCCTTAAAGAATCAGGAGTGGAGATCTTCGAGCTCGGAGGAGTAATGCCAAATCCGAGGTTGTCTCTTGTAAGAGAGGGAATCGAACTCTGCCGAAAAGAGAATGTCGATGCAATCCTCGCAGTTGGCGGTGGAAGTGTCATCGACTCGGCTAAGGCGATAGGAATTGGCGTTCCTTACGAAGGAGATGTCT encodes:
- a CDS encoding iron-containing alcohol dehydrogenase, with product MLDFTFHNATKIVFGRDTEKQVGQEISRYGKRVLLHYGGGSIKKTGLYDRVVKSLKESGVEIFELGGVMPNPRLSLVREGIELCRKENVDAILAVGGGSVIDSAKAIGIGVPYEGDVWEFYSSNRKVEEMLPLGVVLTIPAAGSESSGGSVVTNEDGWYKRATNSVVMRARFAIMNPELTFTLPDYQTAVGAVDIMSHVMERY